The following nucleotide sequence is from Gavia stellata isolate bGavSte3 unplaced genomic scaffold, bGavSte3.hap2 HAP2_SCAFFOLD_98, whole genome shotgun sequence.
TGTCAGCTAAACAAGGCATTCCTTTCTACCAGGTTTTGCTTCCATTCAACTTCTCACCTCCAGAATACTCTTTCTTTGCAACTCGTGTTTCTTACCATCAAGCCTGAAAGACATCTAAGAGCGGATCCCTGCCCTGTATCGCAGAGAAGCCAACTTGGTGACCAGTCTGCTCTAGTCTCCTCACCTTAGTTTCAAGCTTGTCAGAAGATCCTGCAAGAGACGAGCGGCATTACTACACTGTGATACAGAAGAACAATAACACAGAGCGACTCACTTCTGGGTTGCCAAACGTAACGGTTCTTTGAATTAGAGgtggatttttctgttttaaaagtacagaTACTCCTGCGACAGCTCTTTAGAATACAATACATCATCAACTAGCTGTCCCTACCTGTATTTCCTTGTTGTTAGTTTAGACAAGATCTTtcaaaactcagagaaaaaaaaggaagatgaaaaaaaccaaaccccaaaccctaaaaaaCTCTCAAAATCCCAAACTACAAGCCCAAAGAATCTGTTTCTTCAAGTCATAATAaagtattgaaacaaaatgttatcttACCTTCCAAAGTCCTACTACGAGTCCTGGATTCAGACTGAAGAGCTGGACAAGCTCATCAGCACCAACGGCTACACTACTTTCAGTCAGGTTAGCAAGATGGTATTCAGCAATTAAGGAACGTCGACGAggtctttgaaaagaagagacagaatgtaGCAACAAGACTATGTCTCcttatttatgtaaaagttcagcccaatttcatttttcactctgaagtCTGACCAACAGCACATGATGgaaacagtttggaaagcatTCAGCATGCACAGccataaaatcacttttaaacaaCTGCAGCATACGAGCAGGATCTCAACACCTAACAACTGAAATGCACAACGGTGAACAACATTTCACAAAGGTGAACAacaattctctcttttcagagctCTACTGCTAGGGGTTTTGTGTAAGCAGCATGTAGCCGATActgtatgtattaaaatgacaCGTAAGACAGAGACATGTGGAAAACTCCTTGACAGCAACCTAATACGTACATACCTCAAATACacacttttaatttaaacatctttgctcAGAATATAATGCCAGAAGAATACAGTACACACTTAAGTTACAAAACAACAGCTATCCCACATTGTGCTGTgggctattttttttatatgcatatacttATATTGTACACGCAGCCAAACACCAAGTTCCCTACATTCACATACACACCtctccaacagaaaaaaataaaccttagtAACAGAGATCACCCCATTGTAGCCATCAACAGTTCCACTCTCAATGTCTCACATTAAATTCTCCTAGATTTACATGTTTGTTTCATGCTCATTTCGAGCTATGCCTTAGATTCAGCTTGCCAAGGCAGGACCTATCAGTCTGTATCTTGCATGCCAGTAGCTACATTAACCTAtgaattcatgtcagagcttgCTGCATTATACCTATCTCTTGCTAAAAAGCCCTACCAATGAAGAGAAGGACACaggctttggaagaaatattaCAGAGAAGCTTTCTAAGAAACAGTTAACTTGTTAAGTCAAACCAAGGCCAGATAGCTCCTACAGACACATTATCAACCAGTTACACCAAAACCCCCTCAAAAATCCTCTATTAACACTCGCCCATTcttgctgggagctctgctttggttctgagaaccctcctctctgaccaggcacggtttcagcccttttgagtggctctttccctttgtgccctacttgactgcctgcagcctcgttttgcaggcgccgggcgtggaagtccttgcctcgcaCGGGAGACTGAAttggactgaagcatggttagctgtgaaaattggcaagtttattggaagaactgagtcagcttcagcccttcagcactgccaaggaaatggcggtggtacgctgccggctgcactggatcctctccatcctgctgctcaggcctttgtcccccttaggaactgcaggagctcctgcagcagtttaaagaattgcaccagcctctggagtggaaatgggcagggtgtaaatgTGCCcgattgagttggtatcggtcttggcctctgaaaggggcttgaggtgaagcctggctgtggcgttggagtagccgatactgctgggcgcagtcccatctgtgccaggatccagtcGTAAAAGTGCTGCGCGGAGGcgtagactccgggccgtcttgctctcggcacagcctttcccccagctggtgactccaacgagacagaagtagtctgcatcgttatctttgcagacgagaggaccaccgctgtcgccctgcagcggaggagagaggacaaaggtggtgttgggtggcctctgtcagcactacggctggctccttctctctcacagcaccggccagagctgtgctctgaggcacagaaaggccccgctcaggtgccggggcctacaggagcttgtgtgggagggggtcgtgggcctgtaaggtagggctctgtggaggaatggcttagtaacaagggacacgatctgattcccatgagcaacccagtctctgatgaggggaaaggctcagaggaaaccgttaactgtccttgaaagcctgttgtgataagagacagtggaatggtaaacaagaaggaGCTACATTCGCGAAGAGGAGAGGTGCTCTTGTGCgcgcacaagagcactgtaccaatctcactcgccgccttggcgcgtgaacagaggctgtaagccaatcagacaactgttgcggacgcgtgttcttggcatctgtctatatatactctgtaagcttgaataaaggggagaacgactatactcatattgagattccatcgttactccgggtccgtctcccactccaacagggctctctctcatctctgcacagcgatcctgCGTGTGTGGAACGCacatgctccaggcttgggatgtggagctgcgtgctgccaagagcactggatgggctttgtgggcagagtcgcaggcctctggggcaaggggggcactgggcaaggagctgcaggtggggaaggggaggtcagccccagcagcggtggggacccagcggtgggagggtgacttgccaggcaaagcacgcgctggggtctgcgtgggacggttgtgagagggctgcctgtgctgctggggcttgactcgtagcacgctcctacctggcaggtgtcgatgccaccctgcgcatagccagcacgcaggttgtgggtgtggatggcccctctgtaccacccgctgctgttacagaggttgacatcaatgaggcggaccttggcctcctgcaggacatcagttgatcctccagctgcgagcacagaaaggaattaacaccaggcagttcgttgccatttctcctcccctgtctgggtgaagcccttccctagggcttggctttgcaccttgaaggcactgtaccggtggtccccttgtgcctccctttggggaatggctcaggcccatctctctagaggcatgcgtccccgcagcctgactctggctttcgcctctgctctcaggaaggccaacccgtctcccctgcgtgccaagcttgcgctcaggacacgagtactttttgggaactcgcatcttgcagtcgtggaaccccagccgctggcgtagcaggttgtcagctctgacactctcagcgaggcgtcgggcacacaggcaagctggatggagtagctgcactgcacaggctggtccagttccagcagggcgatgtcgttcctctgcgtgatgttactgtagtgctcgtgaaccagtagccgcttgatattgcgcacttgggcctcagggcccagctgaggcaaccgggtggccccgatcaccacgcgccacatggtgatgtgcctggaaggcagagggagagaggggtcagagggagcggagccatgtgctgcagccgCCCTGCAGTTGCCTGTcttctgcttcataatggaaaggggaaagcagcgctacGGAGGGCGTGACTGCCATAAAGGGCTCctataaaaaaaatggtgaacCACTGCAAACAAGCCCAAGGGTGAAGCGCTCCGAAAGCCCCCCAGCGTGGAGCGCTCCCAAAATaataccaaacactgcaggcatcccacacacacaaaaaataatggTACAGGATTCCCCCAAAAAGGTAATGGTGACAAGCTCCCAAAAGCCACAATGGTGAGGCACTCCTGCAGGgctgcactccagaaatcctAGGTATTGTAATgttccaaaaaacagcaaaaccataaAGAGCTCCCAAAAAGCAAGATCGTGAAGCCCTCcagcaagccccagggtgctaaGTTCCAAAAAagtaccaggctgcagagctccaaacaaGGCCCAGGATGCCCGACTCCCGAAAATACCAAACGCACACTGCAGAATCTCCccccagaaaaaccccaaatggtgcagggacgccttccaaaacaccaccaaacggtgcaggactccccccaaaaaacacccaacagtgAAGGACTCCcgcaaaaaaacacccaaaggtgcaggactcccccccaAAAATTAACGGTGAACGGCTCCCAAAAATCCAAATGGTGCTGCACTCCCCCGGAGCAGTGACATGAAGGCCTCAAAAAATCCCgcgttttgtaatattccaaaacatagcaaaaccatgaaggcctccaaaacacacaatggtgaagccctccaaacaagccccagggtgcagagctcaaaaaaagtgcCGGGTTGGAGACTCCCAAACACCCCAAATGATGCAGGACTCcctgaaaaacatgcaaatggtgcaggagtcccccccaaaaaaaacctaaatagTGCAAGActtaccaggaaaacaaaaaagaaacggTTTGCCCTCCTCTGGGGTGGAACAGTGAAGCACTCCAAGAATTCCCCGTTTTGTAATATTCcccaaaatagcaaagccataaagggctccaaaaaacaaaatggtgaacCACTGAAAACATGCCTGTCACGTTacaaggactgagcaatttggcagaaaataaacccccgtgcgttccagcttgtcctcagatatcagaggggctgggggcggctaggcttagattctgggTGGTGcccatttcctgtattacaagtccgatcgtgttctatataaacatatatacacacactcatatatagatagatagatataatcttaacgattacggatgcacttgtaactccatacactttcagtctagccacgttgcatgaactagcacggccacccttaaggaatttaactgtgttcaatgagaactcttactgcccacaaaggtggtacaaatagTTTGAATATGAGTAATAGAGCCTGGCTACAAGCgcgctagatcacaaaacacgtggtatagccaagtgttagTATGCGAAAGATAGCCACCTACAAgcgcattaaatcacaaaacaactctacagaGGTTGCCAAATCtcccggggggggacacacttggtatagccaagtgtccaaATCTTACTCAGAGGCATCCctctgggggggaagagaggttcagcccgtcgactgatcccagatgttagagcaggtctgcgatggtatcttccctaacatccctcctctcttaagcttTTATACTATtcttactttacaggtggagcttgagtgactctagtcatatttgtctttgttgtaattggtgtaaaagtttctcgctttgcttttaaaggtagagaccaagaaaaattcagagcgcaggctcagtgaggggtggtcgcaccttggaggtgggtagctttgggatggaggtgtgttttttagtattataatgagattataatgagtattt
It contains:
- the LOC132321793 gene encoding LOW QUALITY PROTEIN: acrosin-like (The sequence of the model RefSeq protein was modified relative to this genomic sequence to represent the inferred CDS: deleted 1 base in 1 codon), which encodes IGATRLPQLGPEAQVRNIKRLLVHEHYSNITQRNDIALLELDQPVQCSYSIQLACVPDASLRVSELTTCYASGWGSTTARCEFPKSTRVLSEAKVRLIDVNLCNSSGWYRGAIHTHNLRAGYAQGGIDTCQGDSGGPLVCKDNDADYFCLVGVTSWGKGCARARRPGVYASAQHFYDWILAQMGLRPAVSATPTPQPGFTSSPFQRPRPIPTQSGTFTPCPFPLQRLVQFFKLLQELLQFL